A window of Plasmodium malariae genome assembly, chromosome: 5 contains these coding sequences:
- the PmUG01_05027500 gene encoding RAD protein, with the protein MLAKSCLKRFYLFGFSISCLFVLLNNTICLSKENALTELQLHVWGCPRNLADITQNEESKNGENKVDENNNGENKVDENNNGENKDDENENGENKDDENESEHNEIMNELKTSLSEPTYNLPFGCTNEDISKNLSIEEVKNLAERCSYFPKKSEGYFFYHYYFQNKRTCFLNMLCNIKTLLIKWSQEKHIPNDYFEVLWEECKLYLLECLSEMQNISRWSFFYLMTKFIRTKYHLLEFLDNFDKIWDTVIKKYEEKWTKLLEERVNNYVA; encoded by the exons ATGCTTGCAAAGAGTTGTTTAAAAAGGTTTTACTTGTTCGGATTTAGCATCTCCTGTTTGTTTGTTCTTCTAAAT aATACTATTTGTTTATCTAAAGAAAATGCATTGACAGAGTTACAGTTACATGTTTGGGGATGCCCAAGAAATTTAGCTGATATTACTCAGAATGAAGAAAGTAAAAATGGAGAAAATAAAGTTGACGAAAATAACAATGGAGAAAATAAAGTTGACGAAAATAACAATGGAGAAAATAAAGATGacgaaaatgaaaatggAGAAAATAAAGATGACGAAAATGAAAGTGAACATAATGAAATTatgaatgaattaaaaacaaGTTTATCTGAACCAACATATAATCTACCATTCGGATGTACGAACGAAGATATTTCGAAAAATTTATCAATAGAGGAGGTAAAAAATTTAGCTGAAAGATGTTCGtattttccaaaaaagaGTGAAGgttatttcttttatcattattactttcaaaataaaaggacatgttttttaaatatgttatgtaatataaagaCATTGTTAATCAAATGGTCTCAAGAAAAACATATACCTAATGATTATTTTGAGGTATTATGGGAAGAATGTAAATTATATCTATTGGAATGTTTATCAGAAATGCAAAATATATCTAGGTGgagttttttttatctcaTGACGAAATTTATAAGAACTAAATATCATCTTTTAGAATTCTTGGATAATTTTGACAAAATATGGGATACTGTtattaagaaatatgaagaaaaatggACTAAATTATTAGAAGAGAgagtaaataattatgtagcataa
- the HSP70 gene encoding heat shock protein 70, putative, with amino-acid sequence MANAKAAKPNLPESNIAIGIDLGTTYSCVGVWRNENVDIIANDQGNRTTPSYVAFTDTERLIGDAAKNQVARNPENTVFDAKRLIGRKFTESSVQSDMKHWPFTVKSGVDEKPMIEVTYQGEKKLFHPEEISSMVLQKMKENAEAFLGKSIKNAVITVPAYFNDSQRQATKDAGTIAGLNVMRIINEPTAAAIAYGLHKKGKGEKNILIFDLGGGTFDVSLLTIEDGIFEVKATAGDTHLGGEDFDNRLVNFCVEDFKRKNRGKDLSKNSRALRRLRTQCERAKRTLSSSTQATIEIDSLFEGIDYSVTVSRARFEELCIDYFRDTLVPVEKVLKDAMMDKKSVHEVVLVGGSTRIPKIQTLIKEFFNGKEACRSINPDEAVAYGAAVQAAILSGDQSNAVQDLLLLDVCSLSLGLETAGGVMTKLIERNTTIPAKKSQIFTTYADNQPGVLIQVYEGERALTKDNNLLGKFHLDGIPPAPRKVPQIEVTFDIDANGILNVTAVEKSTGKQNHITITNDKGRLSPEEIDRMVNDAEKYKAEDEENKKRIEARNSLENYCYGVKSSLEDQKIKEKLQANEVETCMKCISTILEWLEKNQLAGKDEYESKQKEAEAVCAPIMSKIYQDVGGAAGAGGMPGGMPGGMPGGMPGGMPGGMPGGMPGGMPGGMNFPGGGMPGNAPSGSGPTVEEVD; translated from the coding sequence ATGGCAAACGCGAAAGCAGCCAAGCCAAATTTGCCCGAGTCGAATATTGCCATTGGTATCGACTTGGGAACAACGTACTCATGTGTTGGTGTATGGAGAAATGAAAACGTGGACATTATAGCAAACGATCAGGGAAATAGAACAACCCCATCGTATGTTGCCTTTACTGATACAGAGAGACTAATAGGAGATGCAGCAAAGAACCAAGTTGCTAGGAATCCGGAAAATACTGTATTTGATGCAAAGAGATTAATTGGAAGGAAATTTACAGAATCATCTGTGCAAAGTGATATGAAGCATTGGCCATTTACAGTAAAGTCAGGTGTAGATGAGAAACCAATGATTGAAGTTACATACCAAGgggaaaagaaattatttcatCCCGAAGAAATTTCATCAATGGTTTTACAAAAGATGAAAGAAAATGCAGAAGCATTTTTAGGTAAATCCATAAAGAATGCTGTAATTACTGTACCAGCATATTTTAACGATTCTCAAAGACAAGCAACAAAAGATGCAGGTACCATTGCTGGATTGAATGTAATGAGAATTATTAATGAACCAACTGCAGCAGCAATAGCATATGgtttacataaaaaaggaaagggggaaaaaaatattttaattttcgaTTTAGGAGGAGGTACATTTGATGTATCTTTGTTAACAATTGAAGATGGTATATTCGAAGTGAAAGCAACAGCAGGAGATACACACTTAGGTGGTGAAGATTTTGATAACAGACTAGTTAATTTCTGTGTAGAAGAttttaagagaaaaaataggGGTAAagatttatcaaaaaatagtAGAGCATTAAGAAGGTTAAGAACACAATGTGAAAGGGCCAAACGTACGTTGTCATCCTCTACACAAGCTACCATCGAAATTGATTCCCTTTTTGAAGGTATAGATTATAGTGTAACAGTAAGTAGAGCAAGATTTGAAGAGTTATGTATTGACTATTTCAGGGATACGTTAGTACCAGTAGAGAAAGTCTTAAAAGATGCTATGATGGATAAAAAAAGTGTACATGAAGTTGTTTTAGTTGGTGGTTCAACACGAATTCCTAAGATACAAACATTAATCAAAGAATTTTTTAACGGCAAAGAAGCATGTAGATCTATTAACCCAGATGAAGCTGTAGCATATGGTGCAGCAGTACAAGCAGCAATATTATCGGGTGATCAGTCCAATGCTGTTCAAGATTTATTGTTATTAGATGTATGCTCCTTATCCTTAGGTTTAGAAACTGCTGGTGGTGTTATGACAAAATTGATTGAAAGAAATACAACTATTCCAGCAAAAAAAAGTCAAATCTTTACGACGTATGCTGATAACCAACCAGGTGTGTTAATCCAAGTATATGAAGGAGAAAGAGCATTAAcaaaagataataatttGTTAGGTAAATTTCATTTAGATGGTATACCACCTGCCCCTAGGAAAGTACCACAAATTGAAGTTACGTTTGATATAGATGCAAATGGAATTTTAAATGTTACAGCTGTTGAGAAGAGCACGGGAAAACAAAATcatattactattaccaATGATAAGGGTAGGTTATCCCCTGAAGAAATTGATCGTATGGTTAATGAtgcagaaaaatataaagcagAGGATGAAGAGAATAAGAAAAGAATTGAAGCAAGAAATAGTCTAGAAAACTATTGCTATGGTGTTAAAAGCTCATTAGAAGATCAAAAgattaaggaaaaattacAAGCAAATGAAGTAGAAACATGTATGAAGTGTATTTCTACAATACTTGAATGGTTAGAGAAAAATCAACTAGCTGGTAAGGATGAATATGAATCAAAACAGAAAGAAGCCGAAGCAGTCTGTGCTCCAATTATGTCCAAAATATATCAAGATGTTGGAGGAGCTGCTGGTGCTGGTGGTATGCCCGGCGGTATGCCTGGAGGTATGCCAGGAGGAATGCCAGGAGGTATGCCAGGTGGTATGCCAGGTGGTATGCCAGGTGGTATGCCTGGAGGAATGAATTTCCCAGGAGGAGGAATGCCCGGAAATGCCCCATCTGGAAGTGGACCCACTGTAGAAGAAGTCGATTGA
- the IMP4 gene encoding U3 small nucleolar ribonucleoprotein protein IMP4, putative, giving the protein MLRRNIRLRKEYLYLKRVEEEKKKYADKIKSIKQSYNENKKIRGDLKDEENELRKKMNLYDEKSLNRKLDDEYFFCGIENPRVLITTSRNPSAQLESFAKEFKLLIPNSEKVNRGSYYVKDLINFARKNNITDVIILHEYKGKPRNLIICHLPFGPTLFCTIKDCKMRHEFIDQINNMSSCNPHLIFHNFNSDLGKRIMNIFKYLFPPVKIRVNKKKLVRNKNCEYIANGIHTKIIKQTDENGKEEEETEQTDKEFQISVKNDEYGNLQKYENNRIITFFNKNDIIYFRHYNWETNENNEIILNEVGPRFSFIVYKINKETLDSLNEDYEYVYRPFLNSKRALLS; this is encoded by the coding sequence ATGTTGAGGAGAAACATAAGATTGCGAAAAgagtatttatatttaaaacgaGTGGaggaagaaaagaaaaaatatgcagataaaataaaaagtataaagcAAAGCTATAAcgagaataaaaaaataagagggGATTTAAAAGATgaagaaaatgaattaagaaaaaagatgaaCTTGTATGATGAAAAATCACTTAACAGAAAATTAGatgatgaatattttttctgcGGAATTGAAAATCCTCGAGTGTTAATAACGACGTCAAGAAACCCGTCTGCTCAGTTAGAAAGTTTTGCAAAAGAATTTAAGCTTTTGATTCCAAACAGTGAAAAAGTAAATAGAGGGAGTTATTATGTTAaagatttaataaattttgcaagaaaaaataatataacggatgtaattattttacatgaATATAAAGGGAAACCaagaaatttaataatttgtcATTTGCCATTTGGTCCTACGTTATTTTGTACTATTAAAGATTGTAAGATGAGACATGAATTTATTGATCAGATAAATAATATGTCATCGTGTAATccacatttaatttttcataatttcaaTTCAGATTTAGGAAAAagaattatgaatatttttaaatatttattcccACCAGTTAAAATTAGagtgaataaaaaaaaattagttagaaataaaaattgtgaaTATATAGCAAATGGAATACATAccaaaattataaaacaaactgatgaaaatggaaaagaagaggaagagaCAGAGCAGACTGATAAAGAATTTCAAATATCCgttaaaaatgatgaatatGGCAATTTacagaaatatgaaaataatagaattattacattttttaataaaaatgatataatatattttcgcCATTATAATTGGGAGACCAATGAAaacaatgaaataattttaaatgaagTTGGCCCGAGATTTAgttttattgtttataaGATAAACAAGGAAACCCTTGATTCTTTGAATGAGGATTATGAATACGTGTATCGCCCGtttttaaattcaaaaaGGGCATTATTATCGTGA
- the PmUG01_05027400 gene encoding RAD protein, which produces MLAKSGLKKCGVSGLTIALLLVLLNVVLLVLNNTLIKLELSARGCPRKLAEKAQQTNNTNAQSCTRTDLAKKKKKKKNEMPIGGTKNDVTIYLSKKQINKLVKSCSCFVNKDKIYSIYYYYLKCKISCYLKMMSKIKKNFYKMCKQEEIPNDIYDLYWTECKKKLFQHLREMKCSSRWQTFTFLNKSVITNYSLNVFLENFENIWNTNIDVYGCKAAKFLEKKVDDYISLRDIENSKKKKKKKKCCKLPKRIYLGRKVRITEKEDGGPLITTERTYIERI; this is translated from the exons atgctTGCAAAGAGTGGTTTAAAAAAGTGTGGCGTTTCCGGACTTACCATCGCCTTGTTGCTTGTTTTGCTAAATGTAGTGCTACTTGTACT gaataatacattaataaaGTTAGAATTAAGTGCGAGGGGATGTCCTAGAAAATTAGCTGAAAAAGCACAGCAGACGAATAATACAAATGCTCAAAGTTGTACTCGGACTGATTTGgctaaaaagaaaaaaaaaaaaaaaaatgaaatgccAATCGGAGGTACGAAAAATGATGTTACgatatatttatcaaaaaaacaGATAAATAAGTTAGTTAAATCATGTTCATGTTTTGTAAATAAGGACAAaatttatagtatatattattattatcttaaatgtaaaatttcaTGTTATCTTAAAATGATGTccaaaataaagaaaaatttttataaaatgtgtaAACAAGAAGAAATAcctaatgatatatatgatCTTTACTGGACAGAATGTAAGAAAAAACTTTTTCAACATTTAAGAGAAATGAAATGTTCATCGAGATGGCAAACTTTTACGTTTCTAAATAAATCTGTAATAACTAATTATTCCTTAAATGTCTTCTTGGagaattttgaaaatatatggaaTACTAATATTGATGTATATGGATGCAAGGCGGCtaaatttttagaaaaaaaagtagatgATTATATTTCATTGAGAGACATTGAgaattccaaaaaaaaaaaaaaaaaaaaaaaatgctgcAAGTTGCCAAAAAGGATATACTTAGGAAGGAAGGTAAGAATAACAGAGAAAGAAGATGGGGGTCCTCTAATAACCACCgaacgtacatatatagaaAGGATATAA